A single genomic interval of Staphylococcus hyicus harbors:
- the sgtB gene encoding monofunctional peptidoglycan glycosyltransferase SgtB → MKRTDRNKTNNTKPPSNEPYYNTYYQPVGQPPRKQRPRKIFRTVLLIACLIILLFIGVMYFLSQQADVSDLSSIEKKSTYVDSTHMPNYTKGAFIALEDRRFYNHNGVDYRGSIRAIFASLKDRDRLQGGSTITQQLVKNYYYDNQQTITRKLKEMFVAKRVENEYDKEKILSYYLNNIYFGDNNYTIESAANYYFGATVNTQQSALPQITVLQSAMLASKINAPSVYDVHHMSPSFINRTKMTLEKMKQENYISEAQYTEALQQLGG, encoded by the coding sequence ATGAAACGTACTGACCGTAATAAAACCAACAACACAAAACCTCCTTCGAATGAACCGTATTACAACACGTATTATCAACCAGTAGGTCAACCCCCACGAAAACAACGGCCAAGAAAAATTTTTAGAACGGTACTTTTAATCGCATGTCTGATTATTTTGCTATTTATCGGTGTCATGTATTTTTTATCTCAACAAGCGGATGTATCAGATTTATCGAGTATCGAGAAAAAATCAACTTATGTTGACTCGACGCACATGCCTAATTATACGAAGGGAGCGTTTATTGCTTTAGAAGATAGACGTTTTTATAATCACAATGGTGTGGACTATAGAGGAAGCATTCGTGCCATTTTTGCATCATTAAAAGATCGAGACCGCCTACAAGGTGGAAGTACCATTACACAGCAACTTGTCAAAAACTATTATTACGATAATCAACAAACCATTACACGTAAATTAAAAGAAATGTTTGTGGCCAAACGTGTCGAGAATGAATACGATAAAGAAAAGATTTTAAGTTATTATTTGAATAACATTTACTTTGGAGATAATAACTATACGATTGAATCTGCAGCCAATTATTATTTTGGTGCGACTGTAAATACACAACAGTCCGCCTTGCCACAAATCACGGTATTACAAAGCGCCATGTTAGCAAGTAAGATCAATGCACCATCAGTATATGATGTGCATCACATGTCACCTTCATTTATTAATCGAACTAAAATGACATTAGAAAAAATGAAACAAGAAAATTACATTAGTGAAGCGCAATATACTGAAGCATTACAACAACTTGGTGGGTAA
- the recX gene encoding recombination regulator RecX: MPKITKIEVQKKNMSRFNIYVDDQFELGVSEDTLVKLNLKKGDVLSAGDLQKIKHQEFQQQAIQQALHYLSYRKRSTKEVEIYLKKQDFPESIIEVAISFCKEQRLIDHEDYVESLKNTLLQTTDKGPEIFRQKLIEAGIEDMLIQQGVAQYEKEQSLSSIVTLANKIKMRKKGPSKKVQQQVHQALIQKGYTIDTIRIVLSELDFTDDQEMLEQLLQRDLEKVYNKYVRKYEGYNLKVKTVEALMRKGYLYDDISKKLEESGIIDES, from the coding sequence ATGCCGAAAATTACTAAAATTGAAGTTCAAAAAAAGAATATGTCACGGTTTAATATTTATGTTGATGATCAATTTGAGCTTGGTGTTTCAGAGGACACATTAGTAAAATTGAACTTAAAAAAAGGCGACGTCCTTTCTGCTGGTGACCTTCAAAAAATAAAACATCAAGAATTTCAACAGCAAGCGATTCAACAAGCTTTACATTATTTGTCGTATCGTAAACGTTCTACAAAAGAAGTTGAAATTTATTTAAAAAAACAAGATTTTCCTGAATCTATCATCGAAGTAGCAATTTCATTTTGTAAGGAACAACGTTTGATTGATCATGAAGATTATGTTGAGAGTCTAAAAAATACGTTATTACAAACTACGGACAAAGGACCAGAAATATTTAGGCAAAAGTTAATAGAAGCCGGAATCGAAGACATGCTCATTCAACAAGGTGTTGCGCAGTATGAAAAAGAGCAATCCCTGTCTTCTATCGTTACATTGGCCAATAAGATAAAAATGAGAAAAAAAGGACCGTCTAAAAAGGTACAACAACAAGTGCATCAAGCTTTAATTCAAAAAGGGTATACGATAGATACAATTCGTATCGTTTTATCTGAGTTGGATTTTACAGATGATCAAGAGATGTTAGAACAATTATTGCAACGTGATTTAGAGAAAGTCTATAATAAATATGTTAGAAAGTATGAAGGCTATAATCTGAAAGTGAAAACGGTTGAAGCATTGATGCGTAAAGGATATTTATACGATGATATATCAAAAAAATTAGAAGAAAGTGGTATTATTGATGAATCGTAA
- a CDS encoding YfhH family protein: MNRKRLSEMERHEIYQEIQKYKEKMRKAEMNGIMNEYDVYANKIIIAESYLVDASQINIGECYTLKDESHSTFTVERLKGVFAWGYRNDTTQEEGIPLSLLQL; this comes from the coding sequence ATGAATCGTAAACGATTGAGTGAGATGGAAAGACATGAAATTTATCAAGAAATTCAAAAATATAAAGAAAAGATGCGTAAAGCTGAGATGAACGGCATTATGAATGAATATGATGTTTATGCAAATAAAATCATTATAGCTGAAAGTTATCTCGTAGATGCTTCTCAGATTAACATTGGTGAGTGTTATACTTTGAAAGATGAATCGCATTCAACATTTACAGTTGAAAGATTAAAAGGTGTTTTTGCGTGGGGTTACCGAAATGATACAACTCAAGAAGAGGGTATCCCACTGTCATTACTACAATTATAA
- a CDS encoding ATP-binding cassette domain-containing protein, giving the protein MGSAIVLKIINVTHFYRNQKKQNILKPFSYQPEDIELNNITLHIYQGEALGIIGEADSSKSLVGEILAGTVKPDKGRMVRTASLFYANMNQKTVETMSVRDYVEDVIQLYEYEVSSHKVEQIIKYAHLMDQANDTIQNLLDEQYAQLLFSLARAAKAKIIILSHILSYLNEDFMAKASLMAREYIEEGLTWVTIDNDIAKIQAVSNYIAWISHGQLRQEGPVKQVIAAYTSHEKDRTSIKSEEALAYFDEDWKRNRSRMPELTYNFKRIERYHHSEPPAFLARVWTWLAIFFIGIILGSLFVFTNFGQLDTQKVTTEDTIAKNNEDPYIEKLAYGIVDAKDVKLNGASGQKDITLPRYAVATITGENKTSYRVENNGQTYTTTKSQFKYINPAALYNRIEREQIATYMKSNYINSVDYFNGELHKSHKAVNDTLVPGLKNRFVEPITQQPISMLYDDRNKLIGYTFPMVKTEEFKKKFKPDEKYWVGKSDEGFFIADVQNDQWIYIKL; this is encoded by the coding sequence ATGGGGAGTGCAATTGTCCTTAAGATTATAAACGTGACACATTTTTATCGTAATCAAAAGAAACAAAATATCTTAAAACCTTTTAGTTATCAGCCCGAAGACATTGAATTAAATAACATTACATTACATATTTATCAAGGAGAAGCGCTTGGTATTATTGGTGAAGCAGATTCCTCGAAATCACTTGTAGGGGAAATTTTAGCGGGGACAGTAAAACCTGATAAAGGACGTATGGTCAGAACCGCATCTTTATTTTATGCGAACATGAATCAAAAAACAGTAGAAACAATGTCTGTGCGTGATTACGTGGAAGATGTAATTCAATTATATGAATATGAGGTTTCCTCTCATAAAGTGGAGCAGATAATAAAGTATGCGCATTTAATGGATCAAGCGAATGACACAATTCAAAATTTGTTAGATGAACAATACGCACAGTTATTGTTTAGTCTCGCACGCGCTGCAAAAGCTAAAATAATAATTTTAAGCCATATATTATCATACTTGAATGAAGACTTTATGGCTAAAGCATCCTTAATGGCACGTGAGTATATCGAGGAAGGTTTAACTTGGGTGACGATTGACAATGATATTGCAAAAATCCAAGCGGTAAGTAATTACATTGCTTGGATATCCCATGGTCAATTACGCCAAGAGGGACCAGTCAAGCAAGTCATTGCGGCTTATACATCACATGAAAAAGACCGTACATCTATAAAATCCGAAGAAGCATTGGCGTATTTCGATGAAGATTGGAAGCGAAATCGTTCAAGGATGCCAGAACTCACCTATAATTTTAAAAGAATTGAACGTTATCATCACTCAGAGCCACCTGCTTTTTTAGCACGTGTTTGGACGTGGTTGGCTATATTTTTTATAGGCATAATATTAGGGAGTTTGTTTGTATTTACAAATTTTGGACAGTTAGATACACAGAAAGTTACAACAGAAGATACTATTGCTAAAAATAATGAAGATCCATACATTGAAAAACTCGCCTATGGTATTGTAGATGCTAAAGATGTAAAACTGAATGGGGCCTCAGGACAAAAGGATATAACATTACCACGTTATGCAGTTGCTACAATTACTGGTGAAAATAAGACGTCTTATCGTGTTGAAAACAACGGACAGACGTATACAACCACCAAATCACAATTTAAATATATCAATCCTGCCGCACTCTATAACCGCATTGAACGGGAGCAAATCGCGACGTATATGAAGTCAAACTACATTAATTCTGTGGATTATTTTAATGGTGAATTACATAAGTCTCATAAAGCTGTTAATGACACTTTAGTTCCAGGTTTGAAAAATCGATTTGTTGAACCTATCACACAACAACCTATTTCAATGTTGTATGATGATCGTAATAAATTAATCGGTTACACTTTTCCTATGGTTAAAACGGAGGAATTTAAGAAAAAATTTAAACCTGATGAAAAATATTGGGTAGGAAAATCCGATGAAGGCTTTTTTATAGCTGATGTTCAAAATGACCAATGGATATATATTAAACTGTAG
- a CDS encoding teichoic acid translocation permease, whose protein sequence is MLEQLIIFFKNIPRHMRHSRYRIVQQRQVLLLTLFSALMLIVLLKIVLNVFAVAEITQATMMYRLVGLIAFSVIFIAIWMNYKNFPRDYYVTRHFNSNPMLHILISSAVYSLILSILLAVIGCVKPVNADTLIKGVIFYTVMTYIFIVLLSYLLGLVRVIYIKLDKIYFVIAGIAFVLLPIILIRATLHGSLVHILMLNPLYYLVNGFQESVIVGSEAFNHMGYHFYFICWLGFISVIAFALNDYVSQLRPNEHIQ, encoded by the coding sequence ATGTTAGAACAATTGATCATATTTTTCAAAAACATACCTAGACATATGAGACATAGTCGCTATCGCATTGTTCAGCAACGTCAGGTGTTGCTATTGACTTTATTCAGTGCATTGATGTTAATTGTTTTATTAAAAATCGTGTTAAATGTATTTGCTGTGGCAGAAATTACCCAAGCAACTATGATGTATCGTCTCGTTGGACTTATTGCATTTAGTGTGATATTTATAGCAATTTGGATGAATTATAAAAACTTTCCCAGAGATTATTACGTGACACGTCATTTTAATAGTAATCCGATGTTACACATTCTTATTTCAAGTGCCGTTTATAGCCTAATATTAAGTATATTGCTAGCTGTAATAGGGTGTGTAAAACCTGTGAATGCGGATACGTTAATCAAAGGTGTTATTTTTTATACTGTGATGACATATATATTTATTGTCTTATTGTCTTATTTACTTGGATTAGTGCGTGTGATTTATATAAAGTTAGACAAAATATATTTTGTTATCGCTGGCATCGCGTTTGTATTACTCCCAATTATACTAATCCGTGCAACTTTACACGGCAGTTTGGTCCATATTTTAATGTTGAATCCGCTATATTATCTTGTTAATGGATTTCAAGAATCTGTTATCGTTGGTTCTGAAGCATTTAATCATATGGGTTATCATTTTTATTTTATTTGTTGGTTAGGGTTTATTTCTGTCATCGCTTTTGCATTAAATGATTACGTCTCACAATTACGACCAAATGAACATATACAATAA
- a CDS encoding metal-dependent hydrolase, which translates to MDTATHIAIGVGLTAIAMTDPALSQNVGATATILIVGSLIPDIDTVLKLKDNATYISNHRGITHSIPFTLFWPILLTLLVYGVFNHLDPLHVWLWAQLAVFLHVFVDIFNSYGTQALRPISNKWIQLSVINTFDPIIFFILMVGIVLWAMGIHPYIVFGPIVLILIGYYILRFVMQRWLKKQALNQVEHLGTPIKVFVAPTIRFFQWRIAIQTEKHDYVGRSYGRNIVFSDKVERQPYPNEYIMQHAQNDPNIRAFLGFSSIYRWHIKHVDNKTTELRFIDLRYLKNDHYQFVAIVHLDQQMKVKHSYTGWVFTEDKLMKKLYAN; encoded by the coding sequence ATGGATACTGCTACACATATCGCTATAGGTGTCGGATTGACGGCAATCGCTATGACTGATCCCGCTTTAAGTCAAAATGTGGGCGCTACAGCTACAATTTTAATAGTTGGTTCGTTAATTCCAGACATCGATACTGTTTTAAAATTAAAAGATAATGCAACTTATATCTCAAATCATAGAGGGATTACACATTCTATACCATTCACATTATTTTGGCCAATACTATTAACTTTACTTGTTTATGGGGTTTTCAATCATTTAGACCCGCTTCATGTATGGTTGTGGGCACAACTCGCAGTGTTTTTACATGTATTCGTCGATATTTTTAATTCATATGGCACGCAAGCGCTTCGGCCAATTTCAAATAAATGGATTCAATTAAGTGTAATTAATACGTTTGATCCTATCATATTTTTTATTCTAATGGTCGGTATTGTCCTTTGGGCAATGGGCATCCATCCTTATATTGTATTTGGTCCTATAGTCTTGATTTTAATCGGCTATTATATCTTAAGATTTGTAATGCAACGTTGGCTTAAAAAACAAGCATTGAACCAAGTTGAACATTTGGGTACCCCTATAAAAGTTTTTGTCGCGCCTACGATTCGTTTTTTTCAATGGCGTATCGCAATTCAGACTGAAAAACATGATTACGTCGGCCGCAGTTATGGGCGTAATATTGTATTTAGCGATAAAGTGGAACGCCAACCTTATCCAAACGAGTATATTATGCAACACGCACAGAACGATCCAAATATTCGTGCATTTCTAGGTTTTTCTTCTATATATCGTTGGCATATTAAACACGTCGATAACAAAACGACAGAATTACGCTTTATAGATTTACGCTACCTTAAAAACGACCACTATCAATTTGTGGCAATCGTACATTTAGATCAACAAATGAAAGTGAAACATTCGTATACCGGTTGGGTCTTTACTGAGGACAAATTAATGAAAAAGTTATATGCCAATTAG
- the mutY gene encoding A/G-specific adenine glycosylase: MHFPSTFKKDLIDWFEDNQRQMPWRETKDPYKIWVSEVMLQQTQVDTVREYYLKFIARFPTVKALANATTDEVLKYWEGLGYYSRARNFHTAAKEVVANYDSIVPSNPSVFKTLKGVGPYTQAAVMSIAFDHPLPTVDGNVFRVWARLNNDDTDIALQATRKRFEHELLPYVKTDSGTFNQAMMELGALICTPKSPLCIFCPIQTHCESYDKGTVLMLPVKTKKTKKKIMHYNVYLIENENGEYLIEQRNEKLLNQMWQFPMALSDTDVSQLKMMYGASLQISNTKSGVVKHQFTHMTWVLNIYKANVSSHDVALSDKTQWLGPFDRNQYTFPVSMSKIYEAFCKRNAH; encoded by the coding sequence ATGCATTTTCCAAGCACTTTTAAAAAGGATCTTATTGATTGGTTTGAAGATAATCAACGCCAAATGCCTTGGCGCGAAACTAAAGATCCGTATAAAATTTGGGTGAGTGAAGTGATGCTTCAACAAACTCAAGTAGATACGGTAAGAGAGTATTATTTAAAATTTATAGCACGTTTTCCCACTGTAAAAGCTTTAGCAAATGCAACAACCGATGAGGTTTTAAAATATTGGGAAGGTTTAGGATATTATAGTCGTGCACGAAACTTTCATACAGCTGCTAAAGAAGTGGTAGCAAATTATGATAGTATCGTCCCCTCAAATCCTAGCGTTTTTAAAACATTAAAAGGTGTGGGTCCATATACACAAGCGGCTGTTATGAGTATCGCATTTGATCATCCTTTGCCAACTGTGGATGGTAATGTGTTTCGAGTATGGGCGAGATTAAACAATGATGATACGGATATCGCGTTACAAGCTACACGCAAACGCTTTGAACATGAACTACTACCCTATGTGAAAACAGACTCAGGAACATTCAACCAAGCTATGATGGAACTCGGCGCATTAATATGTACCCCAAAATCACCCTTGTGTATCTTTTGTCCAATTCAGACGCATTGTGAAAGTTATGACAAAGGAACGGTGTTAATGTTACCGGTAAAAACAAAGAAAACAAAGAAAAAAATCATGCACTATAATGTATATCTCATTGAAAATGAAAATGGAGAATATCTTATTGAACAAAGAAATGAGAAATTATTGAACCAAATGTGGCAGTTCCCGATGGCTTTATCTGATACAGATGTCTCTCAACTTAAGATGATGTATGGTGCGTCTCTTCAAATTAGTAACACTAAAAGTGGCGTAGTTAAACATCAATTTACGCATATGACGTGGGTGCTCAACATATATAAAGCAAACGTCTCATCACATGATGTTGCTTTAAGTGATAAAACACAGTGGTTAGGACCGTTTGATCGGAACCAATATACATTTCCAGTTTCAATGTCTAAAATTTATGAAGCATTTTGTAAGCGAAATGCGCATTAG
- the ntdP gene encoding nucleoside tri-diphosphate phosphatase, with product MVKSCIPKEGDTIKIQSYKHDGNIHRVWSETTILKGTDHVIIGGNDHTLVTESDGRTWITREPAIVYFHSEYWFNVICMFREDGVYYYCNLSSPFACDEEALKYIDYDLDIKVYPNGKYHLLDEDEYEQHMNQMNYPKDIDVILRRNVDILQQWIEHKKGPFAPDFIKVWRNRFQKLRNRM from the coding sequence GTGGTTAAATCATGCATTCCAAAAGAAGGCGACACAATTAAAATACAGTCCTACAAGCATGATGGAAATATCCATCGCGTTTGGTCTGAAACAACAATATTAAAAGGAACGGATCATGTCATTATTGGTGGTAATGACCACACACTTGTTACTGAAAGCGATGGGCGTACATGGATTACACGCGAACCAGCAATCGTGTATTTTCATTCTGAATATTGGTTCAACGTAATTTGCATGTTCAGAGAAGATGGGGTTTATTACTATTGTAACTTGTCGTCACCGTTTGCATGTGATGAGGAAGCATTGAAATATATTGATTATGATTTAGATATAAAGGTGTATCCTAATGGGAAATATCATTTATTGGATGAAGACGAATATGAACAACATATGAATCAAATGAACTACCCAAAAGATATTGACGTCATTTTAAGACGAAATGTGGATATACTACAACAATGGATTGAACACAAAAAAGGACCTTTTGCACCAGACTTTATTAAAGTTTGGCGTAATCGTTTTCAAAAACTACGAAATAGAATGTAA
- a CDS encoding ABC transporter ATP-binding protein codes for MIKRYLKFVKPYKWLIIGTIFVGILKFGIPLLIPLLIKFVIDDVINNGALSLSDKYMYLFYAMLIAAFIFIIVRPPIEFLRQYMAQWTSNKILYDIRKKLYGHLQALSARFYANNKAGEVISRVINDVEQTKDFIMTGLMNIWLDCITIIIALSVMFFLDVQLTVAAIVILPFYILTVYFFFGRLRALTRQRSQKLAETQGFLHERVNGMSVIKSFAIEENEAKNFDKRNKGFLQKAFMHTRWNAYSFSAINTVTDIGPLIVIGFGAYLAISGSVTVGTLAAFVSYLEQLYGPLRRLVSSFTTLTQSFASMDRVFQLFDEPYDIKNADDAKDISITQGNIEIRDVSFKYNDDERDVLKEINLNIHHGETVAFVGMSGGGKSTLISLIPRFYDVTEGEILIDQHNIKSFEIGCLRRQIGMVQQDNILFSDTVKENILLGRPDATEEEVIRAAKKANAHDFIMALPKGYDTEVGERGVKLSGGQKQRLSIARIFLNDPPILILDEATSALDLESEAVIQEALNILSKDRTTMIVAHRLSTITHADKIVVIENGQIVEMGTHQTLMNQQGAYQRLYNIQNL; via the coding sequence GTGATTAAACGTTATTTAAAGTTCGTAAAGCCGTATAAATGGCTCATAATAGGTACCATTTTTGTAGGTATATTAAAATTCGGTATTCCATTACTTATACCATTGTTAATAAAGTTTGTTATTGATGATGTGATTAATAATGGTGCGTTAAGTCTGTCAGACAAATATATGTATTTATTTTATGCCATGCTGATTGCAGCATTTATTTTCATTATTGTCCGACCACCTATTGAATTTTTAAGGCAATACATGGCGCAATGGACAAGTAATAAAATTTTATATGACATTCGAAAAAAACTATATGGTCACTTACAAGCGTTAAGTGCGCGTTTTTACGCGAATAATAAAGCAGGCGAAGTCATTTCGCGTGTGATAAACGACGTAGAACAAACAAAAGATTTCATCATGACAGGTTTAATGAATATTTGGTTGGACTGCATCACTATTATAATTGCACTTTCCGTCATGTTTTTCTTAGATGTCCAATTAACTGTTGCTGCCATTGTCATTTTACCGTTTTACATTTTAACAGTGTATTTCTTTTTTGGTCGTTTACGCGCATTAACACGACAACGATCTCAAAAATTGGCAGAGACACAAGGGTTTTTGCATGAGCGTGTCAATGGCATGTCTGTTATTAAAAGTTTTGCGATTGAAGAGAATGAAGCGAAAAACTTTGATAAACGCAATAAAGGCTTTTTACAAAAAGCCTTTATGCATACACGATGGAATGCATATTCATTTTCAGCGATAAATACGGTTACTGATATTGGACCTTTAATAGTGATTGGCTTTGGTGCATATTTAGCGATTTCAGGATCTGTTACTGTAGGGACACTAGCTGCGTTTGTGAGTTATTTAGAGCAATTGTATGGACCATTACGTCGTTTAGTATCATCGTTTACAACTTTAACGCAAAGTTTTGCTTCAATGGACCGTGTGTTTCAGTTGTTCGATGAGCCTTATGATATAAAAAATGCAGACGATGCAAAAGACATTTCTATTACACAAGGCAATATTGAAATTCGAGACGTATCATTTAAATACAATGATGATGAGCGTGATGTTTTAAAAGAGATTAACTTAAATATTCATCATGGTGAAACAGTCGCATTTGTTGGTATGAGTGGTGGAGGTAAGTCAACCTTAATTAGTCTAATCCCACGATTTTATGATGTTACAGAAGGTGAGATTTTAATTGATCAACATAACATTAAATCGTTTGAAATCGGTTGTTTAAGAAGACAAATTGGCATGGTACAACAAGATAATATTTTATTTTCCGACACTGTTAAAGAAAACATTTTATTGGGACGTCCAGATGCCACCGAAGAAGAGGTAATTAGAGCTGCTAAAAAAGCGAATGCGCATGATTTTATTATGGCATTGCCTAAAGGCTATGACACTGAAGTCGGAGAAAGAGGTGTTAAATTATCCGGAGGACAAAAACAACGGTTATCTATTGCGCGTATATTTTTAAATGATCCGCCTATTTTAATTCTTGATGAAGCGACAAGTGCACTGGACTTAGAAAGTGAAGCTGTTATTCAAGAAGCATTAAATATTTTAAGTAAAGATCGCACTACGATGATTGTCGCACACAGGCTATCTACAATTACGCATGCAGATAAGATAGTTGTGATAGAAAATGGTCAAATTGTAGAAATGGGCACACATCAAACATTAATGAATCAACAGGGCGCTTATCAACGGCTTTACAATATACAAAATTTATAG
- a CDS encoding FMN-binding glutamate synthase family protein: protein MTFLTILQLIVNILIVTILVVIAIACVSFLIFDRRQKQHSVLRNYPVLARVRYFFESIGPELRQYLFLNDNEDKPFSRDQYQHIVLAGKYNARATSFGSELNYDDGFYLNNAMFPKQRTELAIDNDTLISTFVYEIQRESLFSRKETLKTTDISPYYLDEAHYIKIGGNIEHPYFAKRLVGQSGMSFGALGSKAIIALSKGLGRAGTWMNTGEGGLSSYHLAGEADIIFQIGPGLFGVRHHDGSFSKEAFLKKAHHPRIKMFEIKLAQGAKTRGGHIDGQKVTEEVAEIRNVRPYETINSPNRFDFINSPKDLLEWIETLRDLSQKPIGFKIVVGNPDDVKKLVMTMIELDIFPDFITVDGGEGGTGSTFQELQDGVGLPLFTALPIVDGLLKANGIRHKVKIFASGKLVTPDKVAIALALGADLVNIARGMMISVGCIMSRQCHKNTCPVGVATTDPKKERALVVEEKEYRVTNYITSLHEGLFNIAAAVGVSSPTEIGPEHVTIKNKSGTIQSIHDYQLKLIQS from the coding sequence ATGACATTTTTAACAATATTACAACTGATTGTAAATATTTTGATTGTAACAATACTTGTGGTTATAGCAATCGCCTGTGTGTCGTTTTTGATTTTTGATCGGAGACAAAAACAACATAGTGTATTACGTAATTATCCTGTTTTAGCGCGTGTAAGATATTTTTTTGAAAGCATTGGACCAGAATTACGTCAATATTTATTTTTAAATGATAACGAAGATAAGCCGTTTTCTAGAGATCAGTATCAACATATTGTTTTAGCTGGGAAATATAATGCAAGGGCTACAAGCTTTGGTTCGGAATTAAATTACGATGACGGATTTTATTTGAACAATGCAATGTTTCCTAAACAAAGAACGGAATTAGCAATTGATAACGATACATTAATATCAACATTTGTTTATGAAATTCAAAGAGAATCGCTTTTTAGTCGCAAGGAAACATTAAAAACTACTGATATTTCACCTTATTATTTAGATGAAGCTCACTACATAAAAATTGGTGGAAACATCGAACATCCTTATTTTGCAAAGCGTCTCGTTGGGCAGTCTGGAATGAGTTTTGGTGCATTAGGTAGTAAAGCTATAATAGCATTGTCAAAAGGTTTAGGTCGTGCAGGCACATGGATGAATACAGGAGAAGGTGGTCTTTCGTCATACCATTTGGCTGGGGAGGCAGACATTATTTTTCAAATAGGACCTGGACTTTTCGGTGTGAGACATCATGATGGTTCATTTAGTAAAGAGGCGTTTTTAAAAAAAGCACACCATCCACGTATAAAAATGTTTGAAATTAAACTTGCGCAAGGTGCTAAAACACGAGGTGGTCATATCGATGGTCAAAAAGTAACTGAGGAAGTTGCTGAAATACGAAATGTTCGGCCATATGAAACGATTAATTCACCAAACCGCTTTGATTTTATCAATAGCCCAAAAGATTTGTTAGAGTGGATTGAAACATTGCGTGATTTAAGTCAAAAGCCGATTGGTTTTAAAATAGTCGTTGGTAATCCCGATGATGTGAAAAAACTAGTGATGACGATGATTGAGCTGGATATTTTCCCTGATTTTATTACTGTTGATGGTGGTGAAGGTGGTACAGGATCAACCTTTCAAGAACTTCAAGACGGTGTAGGGCTTCCATTATTTACTGCTTTACCAATAGTAGATGGACTTTTAAAAGCGAACGGCATACGTCATAAAGTTAAAATCTTCGCTTCAGGTAAACTAGTGACTCCAGATAAAGTGGCAATTGCACTTGCATTAGGTGCTGATTTAGTAAATATTGCACGTGGTATGATGATTAGTGTAGGTTGTATCATGAGTAGACAATGTCATAAAAATACATGTCCCGTTGGTGTCGCAACAACAGACCCTAAAAAAGAGCGGGCACTGGTCGTTGAAGAAAAGGAATATCGTGTCACGAACTATATTACATCGCTGCATGAAGGGCTATTTAATATTGCTGCTGCAGTAGGTGTTTCCAGTCCAACTGAAATCGGGCCAGAACATGTTACGATAAAAAATAAAAGCGGGACGATTCAATCCATACATGACTATCAATTGAAACTCATTCAATCATAG